In a genomic window of Nodosilinea sp. E11:
- the ileS gene encoding isoleucine--tRNA ligase yields the protein MTDPKSYKDTVLLPQTSFDMRANATKREPEIQAFWAENKIYETLSTSNPGEVFVLHDGPPYANGDLHIGHALNKILKDTINKYQLLKGRKVRYVPGWDCHGLPIELKVLQAMDAEARANLTPIKLRYKAKAFALKAVDRQRESFKRYGVWGDWDHPYLTLRPEYEAAQIEVFGQMYLKGYIYRGLKSVHWSPSSQTALAEAELEYPEGHTSPSIYAAFQMVSASPEAQTALEPYLSELGVAIWTTTPWTIPANLGVAVNAELTYAVVEVASGTPFKYLIIAKDLCDRMAQVLGSELTLKAEIKGAALEHSTYRHPLFDRTSPILIGGDYVTTESGTGLVHTAPGHGDEDFKVGQRYGLPVLCPVDEKGDMTEEAGPFEGLNVLKDANPAVIEALKKAGSLLKHEPYVHKYPYDWRTKQPTIYRATEQWFASVEGFRDEALKAIQSVQWIPATGENRITAMVGDRSDWCISRQRTWGMPIPVFYDTETGEPLLNEDTLAHIKALFAEKGSDAWWELSEADLLPEAYRDNGRTYRKGTDTMDVWFDSGSSWAAVVQQRGELDYPVDMYLEGSDQHRGWFQSSLLTSVAVNGHAPYKTVLTHGFTLDEQGRKMSKSVGNVVDPAIVINGGKNQKTEPPYGADVLRLWVSSVDYSTDVPLGGNILKQMADVYRKIRNTARFLLGNLDDFDPAKDAVPYDQLPELDRYMLHRMTEVFADITDAFETYQFFRFFQTVQNFCAVDLSNFYLDVAKDRLYISAADSQRRRSCQTVLAIAIEALARSIAPVLSHMAEDIWQNLPYPTAHKSVFEAGWVTLDAQWQQPELAETWSQIRTVRQEVNKVLEQARTAKDIGSSLEAKALIYVADAELRGKLAAMNPEDATTPSGNHVDELRYLFLVSQVEVLESPEALAGVKCSSESDALGIGVVDAEGQKCDRCWNYSTHVGESAEDPTICDRCVEALAGTF from the coding sequence GTGACAGACCCTAAAAGCTACAAAGATACCGTTCTGCTGCCCCAGACCAGCTTTGACATGCGGGCCAACGCCACCAAGCGGGAGCCCGAAATTCAAGCCTTTTGGGCCGAGAACAAAATCTACGAGACCCTGTCGACCAGCAACCCCGGCGAGGTGTTTGTGCTGCACGATGGGCCTCCCTACGCCAACGGCGACCTGCACATTGGCCACGCCCTCAACAAAATTTTGAAGGATACGATCAACAAGTACCAGTTGCTCAAGGGCCGCAAGGTACGCTACGTGCCCGGATGGGACTGTCACGGTTTGCCGATTGAGCTAAAGGTGCTCCAGGCTATGGATGCCGAGGCGCGGGCCAACTTGACGCCCATCAAGCTGCGCTACAAGGCCAAGGCCTTTGCCCTCAAGGCCGTCGATCGTCAGCGAGAGAGCTTCAAGCGCTACGGCGTCTGGGGCGATTGGGACCATCCCTACCTGACCCTGCGGCCAGAGTACGAGGCGGCTCAGATCGAGGTGTTTGGCCAGATGTACCTCAAAGGCTACATCTACCGTGGCCTCAAGTCGGTACACTGGAGCCCCAGTTCCCAAACGGCGCTGGCCGAGGCCGAACTGGAGTATCCCGAGGGCCACACCTCTCCCAGTATCTATGCAGCTTTCCAGATGGTGAGCGCGTCGCCGGAAGCTCAGACGGCCCTGGAGCCTTACCTAAGCGAGCTGGGCGTGGCGATCTGGACCACGACTCCCTGGACGATTCCGGCCAACCTGGGGGTGGCAGTCAATGCCGAGCTGACCTATGCCGTGGTGGAGGTGGCCTCGGGGACACCGTTTAAGTATTTGATCATCGCCAAGGATCTCTGCGATCGCATGGCCCAAGTACTCGGTTCCGAACTCACCCTCAAAGCCGAAATCAAAGGGGCAGCGCTGGAGCATTCTACCTACCGTCACCCCCTGTTCGATCGCACCAGCCCGATTTTGATCGGCGGCGACTACGTGACCACCGAGTCGGGTACGGGCCTGGTGCACACCGCCCCCGGCCACGGCGACGAAGACTTTAAGGTGGGGCAGCGCTACGGCCTGCCGGTGCTCTGCCCCGTGGACGAGAAGGGCGATATGACCGAGGAGGCTGGCCCCTTTGAGGGCTTGAACGTGCTCAAAGATGCCAACCCGGCAGTGATCGAAGCGCTGAAAAAAGCCGGGTCACTGCTCAAGCACGAGCCCTACGTGCACAAGTACCCCTACGACTGGCGCACCAAGCAGCCCACCATCTATCGCGCCACTGAGCAGTGGTTTGCCTCGGTGGAGGGTTTCCGCGACGAAGCCCTGAAGGCGATCCAGTCGGTACAGTGGATTCCGGCTACGGGCGAAAACCGGATTACGGCTATGGTGGGCGATCGCTCCGACTGGTGTATCTCGCGCCAGCGCACCTGGGGGATGCCAATCCCCGTGTTCTACGACACCGAGACCGGCGAACCGCTGCTGAACGAAGACACCCTGGCCCACATCAAGGCGCTGTTTGCCGAAAAAGGGTCTGACGCCTGGTGGGAGCTGAGCGAGGCCGATCTGCTGCCCGAGGCCTACCGCGACAATGGCCGCACCTACCGCAAGGGCACCGACACCATGGATGTGTGGTTTGACTCAGGGTCTTCCTGGGCGGCGGTGGTGCAGCAGCGCGGCGAACTAGACTACCCCGTCGATATGTACCTAGAGGGCTCTGACCAGCACCGAGGCTGGTTCCAGAGCAGCCTGCTGACCAGCGTGGCGGTGAATGGCCATGCCCCCTACAAAACGGTGCTCACCCACGGCTTTACCCTCGATGAGCAGGGTCGCAAAATGAGCAAGTCGGTGGGCAACGTGGTCGATCCGGCGATTGTGATCAACGGCGGCAAAAACCAAAAGACTGAGCCGCCCTACGGGGCCGACGTGCTGCGGCTGTGGGTGTCGTCGGTAGACTATTCCACCGATGTGCCCCTAGGCGGTAACATTCTCAAGCAAATGGCCGATGTGTACCGCAAAATTCGCAACACGGCGCGGTTTTTGCTGGGCAACCTCGACGACTTCGACCCGGCCAAAGATGCGGTTCCCTACGATCAGCTGCCTGAGCTCGACCGCTACATGCTGCACCGCATGACCGAGGTATTTGCCGACATTACCGACGCCTTCGAGACCTACCAGTTCTTCCGGTTCTTCCAAACGGTGCAGAATTTCTGCGCGGTGGATCTGTCGAACTTTTACCTGGATGTTGCGAAGGATCGGCTTTACATCAGCGCGGCGGATTCCCAGCGGCGGCGGAGCTGTCAGACGGTGCTGGCGATCGCGATCGAAGCCCTGGCCCGCTCCATCGCCCCGGTGCTCTCCCACATGGCCGAAGACATCTGGCAAAACCTGCCCTACCCCACCGCCCACAAGTCGGTATTCGAGGCGGGCTGGGTAACACTCGATGCCCAGTGGCAACAGCCGGAGCTGGCCGAAACCTGGAGCCAGATCCGCACCGTGCGCCAAGAGGTCAACAAAGTCCTCGAACAAGCCCGCACGGCAAAGGATATCGGCTCCTCCCTGGAGGCAAAGGCGCTGATCTACGTGGCCGATGCCGAACTGCGCGGGAAGCTAGCGGCGATGAATCCTGAGGATGCGACCACCCCCAGCGGCAACCATGTGGACGAACTGCGCTATCTGTTCCTGGTGTCGCAGGTGGAGGTGCTGGAGTCTCCTGAGGCACTGGCTGGGGTTAAGTGCAGTAGTGAATCCGACGCGCTGGGCATTGGCGTAGTGGATGCGGAGGGCCAAAAGTGCGATCGCTGCTGGAACTACTCGACCCACGTAGGGGAGAGTGCCGAAGATCCGACCATTTGCGATCGCTGCGTTGAGGCCCTGGCCGGTACGTTCTAG